A genomic stretch from Schaalia odontolytica includes:
- a CDS encoding PTS beta-glucoside transporter subunit IIBCA yields MDHAKVAGEVVEAVGGASNISAAAHCATRLRLVIADESKINQQALDDNEDLKGTFAAGGMFQIIVGPGDVDQVYANMVANHGVREVSKDEAKEEAEKGGNLFSRFIKMIADIFVPILPALVAGGLMMAINNVMTAEGLFGEQPLTAMYPAIADYAALINMVSSAAFASLPVLVGFSAAKRFGGNVYLGAAIGAAMVSSDLLNAWNTGAALAGEAQVSYWHIFGMDVAKIGYQAQVIPTLAVTYVMCLIEKSLHKVLKGTADFLLTPLITMLVTGFLAFTIIGPITRVAAEYLTWGINWTYTTLGVFGGLLFGLVYSPVVVTGLHQSFPAIEIPLLPVNGGVGDFIFPVASMANVAQGAAALAVFVKTKDAKLKGLAGAGGASAVFGITEPAIFGVNLRLRWPFFCAMAAAAIGSAGVALLNVRGQALGAAGFVGFVSIIPKSIPAYIGLELLVFVLSFGFTFAYAMTRGKADMDGRAPAAKAAAPVAAAVAAPAAAPVAAPAAAPAADPATSFSDEALADLSVASPLAGTVVPLEQVKDESFAQGMLGPGIGIEPADGLVVAPFDGTVTVAFPTGHAYGLKSASGVQVLIHVGMDTVKLEGKGFTPRVAKGDVVRRGDVLAEVDLDVIREAGYDTITPVVVTNKKKLGAITPVASGQIQRGDALLDVARKEA; encoded by the coding sequence ATGGATCACGCCAAGGTGGCAGGAGAGGTCGTCGAAGCAGTCGGCGGCGCATCCAACATCAGCGCAGCAGCACACTGCGCAACCCGTCTCCGCCTGGTGATCGCGGACGAGTCCAAGATCAACCAGCAGGCCCTCGATGACAATGAAGATCTGAAGGGCACATTCGCCGCCGGCGGCATGTTCCAGATCATCGTCGGTCCCGGCGATGTCGACCAGGTCTACGCCAACATGGTCGCGAACCATGGCGTACGTGAGGTCTCCAAGGACGAGGCCAAGGAAGAAGCCGAAAAGGGCGGAAACCTCTTCTCGCGCTTCATCAAGATGATTGCCGACATCTTCGTCCCGATCCTCCCGGCCCTTGTCGCCGGCGGTCTGATGATGGCCATCAACAACGTCATGACGGCCGAGGGCCTGTTCGGCGAGCAGCCCCTGACCGCCATGTACCCGGCGATCGCCGACTACGCGGCCCTGATCAACATGGTCTCCTCCGCGGCCTTCGCCTCGCTGCCGGTCCTCGTCGGCTTCTCCGCTGCGAAGCGTTTCGGCGGCAACGTCTACCTGGGTGCCGCGATCGGCGCGGCCATGGTTTCCTCCGACCTGCTCAATGCCTGGAATACGGGCGCGGCGCTCGCCGGTGAGGCACAGGTTAGTTACTGGCACATCTTCGGCATGGACGTCGCCAAGATCGGCTACCAGGCGCAGGTTATCCCGACCCTGGCCGTCACCTACGTCATGTGCCTCATTGAGAAGAGCCTGCACAAGGTCCTCAAGGGCACCGCGGACTTCCTGCTCACCCCGCTCATCACGATGCTGGTCACCGGCTTCCTGGCCTTCACGATCATCGGCCCCATCACCCGCGTGGCCGCCGAGTACCTGACCTGGGGCATCAACTGGACGTACACGACGCTCGGCGTTTTCGGCGGTCTGCTCTTCGGCCTCGTCTACAGCCCGGTCGTTGTGACCGGTCTGCACCAGTCCTTCCCGGCCATCGAAATCCCGCTGCTGCCCGTGAACGGTGGCGTCGGCGACTTCATCTTCCCCGTTGCCTCCATGGCGAACGTCGCGCAGGGCGCGGCCGCCCTCGCCGTCTTCGTGAAGACGAAGGACGCCAAGCTCAAGGGCCTTGCCGGTGCCGGTGGCGCGTCCGCCGTCTTCGGCATCACCGAGCCCGCGATCTTCGGCGTCAACCTGCGCCTGCGCTGGCCCTTCTTCTGCGCCATGGCCGCTGCTGCCATCGGCTCTGCGGGCGTCGCGCTGCTGAACGTGCGCGGTCAGGCGCTCGGGGCCGCCGGCTTCGTCGGTTTCGTGTCGATCATCCCCAAGTCGATCCCCGCATACATCGGCCTCGAACTGCTCGTCTTCGTCCTCTCCTTCGGCTTCACCTTCGCCTACGCCATGACGCGCGGCAAGGCCGACATGGATGGCCGTGCGCCCGCCGCCAAGGCTGCCGCTCCCGTGGCCGCCGCCGTGGCCGCCCCCGCTGCCGCGCCCGTGGCTGCTCCTGCCGCTGCCCCGGCTGCCGACCCGGCCACGTCCTTCAGCGACGAGGCGCTGGCTGACCTCTCGGTCGCCTCGCCTCTCGCGGGCACCGTGGTTCCGCTCGAGCAGGTCAAGGACGAGTCCTTCGCTCAGGGGATGCTCGGCCCCGGCATCGGCATCGAGCCCGCTGACGGCCTCGTCGTCGCGCCCTTTGACGGCACCGTGACCGTCGCCTTCCCGACCGGCCATGCCTACGGCCTCAAGTCCGCCTCCGGAGTCCAGGTCCTGATCCACGTCGGCATGGATACCGTCAAACTCGAAGGCAAGGGCTTCACACCCCGCGTCGCCAAGGGCGATGTCGTGCGCCGCGGCGACGTCCTTGCCGAGGTGGACCTCGACGTAATCCGCGAGGCCGGCTACGACACCATCACGCCCGTCGTCGTAACGAACAAGAAGAAGCTCGGCGCGATCACCCCGGTTGCGAGTGGTCAGATCCAGCGCGGAGACGCGCTGCTCGACGTGGCCCGCAAGGAGGCCTGA
- a CDS encoding glycoside hydrolase family 32 protein, which translates to MAEDFLASALAAEASSRALQDPDYPLFHVAPPVGRLNDPNGLIEVGGTFHAFFQYTPEHPRRLVYWGHASSADLTHWNYHAPAILPDTHQDANGAYSGTAIEVGERVELWYTGNYKDAETGEREATQCVVTTTDMEHFDKQVPPVISRQPEGYTAHFRDPQVWRDMDGSYRMLLGVQRENLTGAALLYRSTDLRAWECEGEMTFPDAGGTFDAFGYMWECPNLVRLVDEATGDAHDVLIFCPQGVSPQREGFENIFPCVAIVGQLVGTEFRGASGSFEELDRGTEFYAPQIMARSASSSPDAPTILLGWAGNASEDDQPSIGTGGWVHCFTAPRALSLRNGRVIARPYLPGLVLAPATLDGEPGDEAGASVAELAGSRSWRLAFDASYEGALSVNIGEESGLAITLEEGRLTVDLTGTRYPHGGHRVVTLDPGEAGRVEILHDRSITEIYLGDGSRVFTTRSFLLGEGAGVTLTGGASVTKVSAVRAD; encoded by the coding sequence ATGGCCGAAGATTTTCTCGCGTCAGCCCTCGCCGCCGAGGCCTCGTCGCGCGCCCTGCAAGATCCCGACTATCCCCTCTTTCACGTGGCCCCTCCGGTGGGCCGCCTGAACGATCCCAACGGCCTCATCGAGGTCGGGGGCACCTTTCACGCATTCTTCCAGTACACGCCCGAGCATCCTCGCCGGCTCGTCTACTGGGGCCACGCTTCCTCCGCCGACCTGACACACTGGAACTACCATGCGCCCGCGATCCTGCCCGACACCCACCAGGACGCCAACGGCGCCTACTCGGGCACCGCGATCGAGGTCGGCGAGCGCGTTGAGCTGTGGTACACCGGCAACTACAAGGATGCGGAGACGGGGGAGAGGGAGGCCACCCAGTGCGTCGTCACCACGACAGACATGGAGCACTTTGACAAGCAGGTGCCCCCGGTCATCTCTCGCCAGCCTGAAGGCTACACGGCCCACTTCCGCGACCCGCAGGTCTGGCGCGACATGGACGGCTCCTACCGGATGCTGCTCGGTGTCCAGCGCGAGAACCTCACCGGCGCTGCCCTGCTCTACCGCTCGACCGACCTGCGCGCCTGGGAGTGCGAGGGGGAGATGACCTTCCCGGACGCCGGCGGCACCTTCGACGCCTTCGGCTACATGTGGGAATGCCCCAACCTCGTGCGCCTCGTCGATGAGGCAACGGGGGACGCCCACGACGTGCTCATCTTCTGCCCGCAGGGGGTCTCGCCGCAGCGCGAGGGCTTCGAGAACATCTTCCCGTGCGTGGCCATCGTCGGTCAGCTCGTGGGCACCGAGTTCCGTGGCGCCTCCGGCTCCTTCGAGGAGCTCGACCGAGGCACCGAGTTCTACGCGCCCCAGATCATGGCCCGCTCCGCCTCATCCTCCCCGGATGCTCCCACCATCCTCCTGGGCTGGGCCGGCAATGCCAGCGAGGACGACCAGCCCTCGATCGGCACCGGCGGCTGGGTACACTGCTTCACCGCCCCGCGCGCGCTGAGCCTGCGCAACGGCCGCGTTATCGCCCGCCCGTACCTGCCGGGTCTGGTGCTCGCGCCCGCAACCCTCGATGGCGAGCCCGGGGACGAGGCCGGGGCGAGCGTCGCCGAGCTAGCCGGGTCGCGCTCGTGGCGCCTCGCCTTCGATGCCTCCTACGAGGGAGCTCTGTCCGTGAATATTGGCGAGGAATCGGGCCTGGCGATCACTCTTGAAGAGGGTCGCCTTACCGTCGACCTGACCGGCACGCGCTACCCCCACGGCGGGCACCGCGTCGTTACCCTCGACCCGGGCGAGGCTGGGCGCGTCGAGATCCTCCACGACCGTTCCATCACCGAGATCTACCTGGGCGACGGCTCGCGCGTCTTCACCACGCGCAGCTTCCTGCTCGGCGAGGGGGCCGGAGTCACGCTCACGGGTGGCGCTTCCGTGACGAAGGTGAGCGCCGTGCGCGCCGACTGA
- the metG gene encoding methionine--tRNA ligase has protein sequence MSRILSAVAWPYANGPRHIGHVAGFGVPSDVFSRYMRMAGHDVLMVSGTDEHGTPILVAADGAGVSARELADRNNRLIVEDLVALGLSYDLFTRTTAGNHYRVVQDMFATVRDNGYMIEQVTRAAISPSTGRTLPDRYIEGTCPICGAEGARGDQCDNCGNQMDPTELINPHSRINGETPNFVESTHYFLDLPALAEALSAWLDEREKSGTWRPNVIKFSQNFLEDIRPRAMTRDIDWGIPIPGWEDQPTKRLYVWFDAVIGYLSASIEWARRTGDPEAWRKWWNDPGALSYYFMGKDNIVFHSQIWPAEMLGYNGQGAKGGAPGDLGVLNLPTEVVSSEFLTMEGKKFSSSHGIVIYVRDFLSRYQADALRYFISAAGPETSDSDFTWAEFVRRTNGELVAGWGNLVNRTASMIAKKFGEIPTPGELEDIDRALLDAVEAGFATVGNLIRHHRQKAALSEAMRLVGEANKYVTDTEPFKLKAPEQRERLATVLWTLAQAVADLNLMLSPFLPHAANDIDRVMGGTGEIAPMPRIEDVEELDPQVLPADFEGRDGYPIITGDYTKVPTWERHAITAGTPIAKPTPVFVKLDESIVEEELARYADARPDDVTGA, from the coding sequence ATGAGTCGTATTCTGTCCGCCGTCGCATGGCCCTACGCCAACGGCCCCCGTCATATTGGCCACGTTGCGGGATTTGGTGTCCCCTCCGACGTTTTCTCCCGGTACATGCGAATGGCCGGACACGACGTCCTCATGGTGTCCGGCACCGATGAACACGGCACCCCCATCCTGGTGGCCGCCGACGGTGCGGGCGTGAGCGCCCGCGAACTCGCAGACCGCAACAACCGCCTCATCGTCGAGGACCTCGTGGCCTTGGGCCTGTCCTACGACCTCTTCACCCGCACGACCGCCGGCAACCACTACCGCGTCGTCCAGGACATGTTCGCCACCGTGCGCGACAACGGCTACATGATCGAGCAGGTCACGCGGGCCGCTATCTCCCCGTCCACCGGCCGCACCCTGCCCGACCGCTACATCGAGGGCACCTGCCCGATCTGTGGCGCCGAAGGAGCGCGCGGCGACCAGTGCGACAACTGCGGCAACCAGATGGACCCGACCGAGCTCATCAACCCGCACTCGCGCATCAACGGCGAAACCCCCAACTTCGTGGAGTCCACCCACTACTTCCTCGACCTGCCCGCCCTGGCCGAGGCCCTGTCCGCCTGGCTCGATGAGCGCGAGAAGTCCGGCACCTGGCGCCCCAACGTCATCAAGTTCTCCCAGAACTTCCTCGAGGACATCCGTCCCCGTGCGATGACGCGCGACATCGACTGGGGTATCCCGATCCCCGGCTGGGAGGACCAGCCCACCAAGCGCCTGTACGTGTGGTTCGACGCCGTCATCGGCTACCTGAGCGCCTCTATCGAGTGGGCGCGCCGCACCGGCGACCCCGAGGCGTGGCGCAAGTGGTGGAATGACCCGGGCGCCCTGTCCTACTACTTCATGGGCAAGGACAACATCGTTTTCCACTCCCAGATCTGGCCCGCCGAAATGCTCGGCTACAACGGCCAGGGAGCAAAGGGCGGCGCCCCCGGTGACCTGGGCGTCCTCAACCTGCCCACCGAGGTCGTCTCCTCCGAGTTCCTCACCATGGAGGGGAAGAAGTTCTCATCCTCGCACGGCATCGTCATCTACGTGCGCGACTTCCTGTCCCGCTACCAGGCTGACGCCCTGCGCTACTTCATCAGCGCGGCCGGCCCCGAGACCTCGGACTCCGACTTCACGTGGGCCGAGTTCGTGCGCCGCACCAACGGCGAGCTCGTCGCCGGGTGGGGCAACCTGGTCAACCGCACGGCCTCCATGATCGCCAAGAAGTTCGGTGAGATCCCCACCCCCGGTGAACTCGAGGACATCGACCGCGCCCTCCTGGACGCCGTCGAGGCCGGCTTCGCCACCGTCGGTAACCTGATTCGCCACCACCGACAGAAGGCGGCGCTATCCGAGGCCATGCGCCTGGTCGGCGAGGCCAACAAGTACGTGACCGACACCGAGCCCTTCAAGCTCAAGGCCCCCGAGCAGCGCGAGCGCCTCGCGACGGTCCTGTGGACCCTGGCCCAGGCGGTCGCGGACCTAAACCTCATGCTCTCCCCGTTCCTGCCCCACGCCGCCAACGACATCGACCGCGTCATGGGCGGCACCGGCGAGATCGCGCCCATGCCTCGTATCGAGGACGTTGAGGAGCTCGACCCGCAGGTCCTGCCCGCCGACTTCGAGGGCCGCGACGGTTACCCGATCATCACCGGCGACTACACGAAGGTGCCAACCTGGGAGCGCCACGCGATCACCGCGGGCACCCCGATCGCCAAGCCGACCCCGGTGTTCGTCAAGCTGGACGAGTCCATCGTCGAGGAAGAGCTTGCCCGCTACGCGGACGCTCGCCCCGACGACGTGACCGGCGCATGA
- a CDS encoding isochorismatase family protein, producing the protein MARALIIVDVQPTFCEGGALPVTGGNAIAEAVAAYVDAHRDEYQLIVTTQDWHIDPGAHFSETPDFVDTWPPHGVAGTAEAELHPALAHVNADVTIKKGQYEAAYSGFEGTTEDGATLLEALRAAGITDVDVVGLAESHCVACTAVDAARADFKTRVLGKLTAPVTAELGASARQWMTSERVEIV; encoded by the coding sequence ATGGCCCGCGCACTCATTATTGTCGACGTTCAGCCCACGTTCTGCGAAGGGGGTGCCCTGCCGGTGACGGGCGGTAACGCCATCGCCGAGGCCGTGGCCGCCTACGTGGACGCGCACCGCGACGAGTACCAGCTGATCGTCACCACGCAGGATTGGCACATCGATCCGGGCGCTCACTTCTCCGAGACGCCGGATTTCGTGGATACGTGGCCGCCGCACGGCGTCGCGGGGACGGCCGAGGCCGAGCTGCACCCGGCGCTCGCCCACGTGAACGCGGACGTGACGATTAAGAAGGGCCAGTACGAGGCCGCCTACTCGGGTTTCGAGGGCACGACGGAGGACGGGGCCACGCTGCTGGAGGCCCTGCGCGCTGCCGGCATCACGGACGTCGACGTCGTGGGCCTCGCCGAGTCGCACTGCGTCGCATGCACCGCGGTGGACGCCGCACGGGCGGACTTCAAGACCCGAGTCCTGGGCAAGCTGACGGCTCCCGTAACCGCTGAGTTGGGCGCGTCGGCCCGTCAGTGGATGACGTCGGAGCGCGTCGAGATCGTCTGA
- the rsmI gene encoding 16S rRNA (cytidine(1402)-2'-O)-methyltransferase, translating to MEAATDTTNAPEPGSTSTPHEGCATEDYRQAAGTILLAATPIGDVRDASPRVVAALEGADIVAAEDTRRALALASRLGIKLGGRLIALHDHNEAEKAAGIVEAARGGARVVFVSDAGMPTVSDPGFRLARAAIDAGVPLSVLPGPSAPLVALALSGLPSDRFAFEGFLPRKDGEATRYLQDLATDPHTLIFFESPRRAAATLTRMAEVFGADRAAALCRELTKDYEEVRRGTLGKLAAGADDVLGEVTIVVAGYARSGRAEDHVGAVLALAAEGMRLKDAAAEVAAATGARKNDLYKAALAAR from the coding sequence ATGGAAGCAGCGACCGACACGACCAATGCCCCCGAGCCCGGCTCGACCTCGACGCCTCACGAGGGGTGCGCGACCGAAGACTACCGGCAGGCGGCGGGAACCATCCTGCTGGCAGCCACCCCGATCGGGGATGTGCGTGACGCGTCGCCCCGCGTCGTCGCCGCGCTCGAAGGGGCGGACATCGTCGCCGCCGAAGACACCCGCCGCGCGCTCGCCCTGGCCTCCCGCCTGGGCATCAAGCTGGGGGGTCGCCTCATCGCCCTGCACGACCACAACGAGGCCGAAAAAGCCGCGGGCATCGTCGAGGCCGCCAGGGGAGGGGCGCGCGTCGTCTTCGTCTCCGACGCGGGCATGCCCACGGTCTCCGACCCGGGCTTCCGACTGGCACGCGCCGCCATCGACGCGGGCGTTCCCCTGTCTGTGCTGCCCGGCCCCTCCGCGCCGCTCGTCGCCCTCGCCCTATCCGGCCTGCCCTCCGACCGCTTCGCCTTCGAGGGGTTCCTGCCGCGCAAGGACGGGGAGGCCACGCGCTACCTGCAGGACCTAGCTACCGACCCACACACGCTCATCTTCTTCGAGTCCCCCCGGCGCGCGGCCGCAACGCTGACGCGCATGGCCGAGGTCTTTGGTGCTGACCGGGCCGCCGCGCTGTGTCGCGAACTCACGAAGGACTACGAGGAGGTTCGCCGCGGCACGCTCGGTAAGCTCGCGGCGGGTGCCGACGACGTCCTCGGCGAGGTGACGATCGTTGTCGCCGGATACGCGCGAAGCGGACGCGCCGAAGACCATGTCGGTGCCGTCCTCGCGCTCGCGGCGGAAGGTATGCGCCTCAAGGACGCCGCAGCCGAGGTGGCCGCGGCGACGGGCGCGCGCAAGAACGACCTCTACAAGGCCGCACTCGCCGCGCGCTAA
- a CDS encoding metal ABC transporter permease, with translation MIANLLLYPVLHVTIIGALGGLVGAFAYLDRRIFFAESVTHGTFPGAVLGVVIAAAFGLGHSGMSAALYVGAFLGTIPLVALMRWLARIPGVSSQGAAGIVLTAGFASGYFLATWFKPLPLAVNSFLTGSVMTVSPADVAWAGAVLLVALVVVALGGRHLIAHCFDPANPAAAARAGRHELIILGLILASVTVAIPAVGTILSIALIAAPAAALAPLVRSSRAFLIACPLLGALVGLAGLAIAVPARLSAGGTIALLCAACVLVSRLPHWLACSGRTRRARAGGE, from the coding sequence GTGATCGCCAACCTCCTCCTGTATCCAGTGCTCCACGTGACGATCATCGGAGCCCTCGGCGGCCTCGTCGGAGCCTTTGCCTACCTGGACCGGCGCATCTTCTTCGCCGAATCAGTCACGCACGGGACCTTCCCGGGCGCGGTCCTCGGCGTCGTCATTGCCGCGGCCTTCGGCCTGGGGCACTCGGGCATGTCGGCCGCTCTGTACGTGGGGGCCTTCCTTGGGACCATCCCCCTCGTCGCCCTCATGCGCTGGCTCGCGAGGATCCCCGGCGTCTCCAGCCAGGGTGCCGCGGGTATCGTGCTGACCGCGGGATTTGCCTCCGGATACTTCTTAGCGACCTGGTTCAAGCCCCTGCCCCTTGCGGTCAATTCCTTCCTCACCGGTTCCGTCATGACGGTCTCTCCGGCGGACGTCGCCTGGGCGGGCGCTGTTCTCTTGGTCGCGCTCGTCGTCGTGGCGCTGGGTGGGCGTCACCTGATCGCCCACTGCTTCGACCCCGCCAACCCGGCGGCAGCCGCTCGGGCCGGGCGACACGAACTCATCATCCTCGGGCTCATCCTCGCGTCGGTGACCGTGGCAATCCCCGCGGTCGGCACGATCCTGTCCATCGCCCTCATCGCAGCTCCAGCGGCTGCCCTCGCGCCCCTCGTGCGCAGCTCGCGCGCCTTCCTCATCGCCTGCCCCCTCCTCGGTGCCCTCGTCGGCCTGGCTGGCTTGGCGATCGCCGTGCCCGCGCGGCTCAGCGCCGGCGGAACCATCGCACTCCTGTGCGCCGCATGCGTCCTGGTTTCGCGCCTTCCCCACTGGCTGGCGTGCTCGGGACGGACGCGCCGTGCGCGCGCAGGCGGCGAATGA
- a CDS encoding metal ABC transporter permease, which yields MIAPYLLRPIIVLGLLALAVGPASTLVNLRRAEFSAETMVHGVFPGIVVGMAVGGRDAIIPGGAVCAALVAAALTAASRKPRHSEATTAVLLTAFFSLGIVISLRIGDMSGQLESLMFGRLLDITPSRMGTSAVVLVVAAALLALTWRAQVAVAFDREASRVSGIPVTWIDVVFNAALGAIVVAASTAVGVLLVVGYLIVPGAFGRLLAAGPRSMVLLAGACALVGGWAGFGVSLLRAPRPLSPQACVAMGVLVCFAGACVLREIRARRARPRPDACETARETSAAGGGEQQ from the coding sequence ATGATCGCCCCCTACCTGCTGCGCCCGATCATCGTCCTGGGCCTGCTGGCGCTCGCGGTGGGACCAGCCTCGACGCTCGTCAACCTGCGCCGCGCCGAGTTTAGCGCCGAAACCATGGTGCACGGCGTCTTCCCCGGCATCGTGGTGGGCATGGCCGTGGGCGGGCGCGACGCCATCATTCCCGGAGGAGCAGTGTGCGCGGCCCTCGTGGCGGCTGCCTTGACCGCAGCCTCTCGTAAGCCCCGCCACTCCGAGGCGACGACCGCCGTCCTGCTGACCGCCTTCTTTTCCCTCGGCATCGTGATCTCCCTGCGCATCGGGGACATGTCCGGTCAGCTCGAATCCCTCATGTTCGGACGGCTCTTGGATATCACCCCGTCGCGCATGGGCACGAGCGCCGTGGTGCTCGTGGTCGCCGCCGCCCTGCTCGCGCTCACCTGGCGCGCGCAGGTCGCCGTGGCCTTCGACCGCGAGGCTTCCCGCGTGAGCGGAATCCCGGTCACCTGGATTGACGTCGTGTTCAATGCGGCGCTCGGCGCGATCGTGGTCGCGGCCTCCACGGCGGTCGGCGTCCTCCTCGTCGTCGGATACCTCATCGTGCCCGGGGCTTTCGGGCGCCTTCTCGCCGCAGGGCCTCGGTCGATGGTGCTCCTTGCTGGCGCCTGCGCGCTTGTCGGTGGATGGGCCGGTTTCGGCGTCTCCCTCCTGCGCGCGCCGCGTCCGCTCTCCCCGCAGGCCTGCGTGGCCATGGGGGTCCTCGTCTGTTTCGCTGGTGCCTGCGTGCTCCGCGAGATCCGCGCCCGCCGCGCGCGTCCGAGGCCGGACGCGTGTGAAACAGCTCGTGAAACGAGCGCCGCTGGAGGAGGGGAGCAGCAGTGA
- a CDS encoding metal ABC transporter ATP-binding protein, producing MARLVSFRDAALGYAHTPALTGLTLDVFGGQALALVGPNGGGKTTLMRGIAGGCSLLSGSVEVEAERIGLVPQSADLDLTFPVSAAEVVTMGLVAEVGWGRRITAEKRARVGAALERVNLSDRASHRFGTLSGGQRQRVLVARALVARPDLVMMDEPFNGLDAPSRDIITGLIADLTADGIGVIVSTHDLSLARDVCSQACVLASRLIALGPTGEALAPDILARAYGASADEAIAALS from the coding sequence ATGGCGCGACTCGTCTCCTTCCGGGACGCGGCGTTGGGGTATGCACATACCCCGGCGTTGACCGGCCTGACCCTCGACGTGTTCGGGGGCCAGGCCCTCGCCCTTGTCGGACCCAACGGCGGCGGCAAGACCACCCTCATGCGCGGCATCGCCGGCGGCTGCTCCCTCCTGTCCGGCAGCGTCGAGGTCGAGGCCGAGCGCATCGGCCTCGTGCCCCAGAGCGCAGACCTGGACCTCACCTTCCCCGTCAGCGCCGCCGAGGTCGTCACCATGGGACTGGTCGCCGAGGTCGGCTGGGGTAGGCGCATCACCGCAGAAAAGCGCGCGCGGGTGGGTGCCGCCCTCGAGCGCGTCAACCTGTCAGACCGGGCTTCCCACCGCTTCGGGACGCTCAGCGGCGGACAGCGCCAGCGTGTCCTCGTCGCGCGTGCCCTCGTCGCGCGCCCCGATCTGGTCATGATGGACGAACCCTTTAACGGCCTCGACGCGCCCAGCCGAGACATCATCACGGGCCTCATCGCCGATCTGACGGCCGACGGCATCGGCGTCATCGTATCCACGCACGACCTGTCCCTCGCGCGCGACGTGTGCTCCCAGGCGTGCGTGCTCGCCTCCCGCCTCATCGCCCTGGGGCCCACTGGCGAGGCCCTGGCGCCCGACATCCTGGCGCGTGCCTACGGGGCGAGCGCCGACGAGGCGATTGCGGCCCTGTCATGA
- a CDS encoding metal ABC transporter substrate-binding protein translates to MMFSLTRRGLAAASGLTMAIASLAACSPSSSSHGLAVVATTTQICDYVTQIAARSTDISLDKTDASGQSTHVGAAPEGAALTMSLTCLLAPNASAHEHEMTPAQTKALSEADVMAVSGVDLEHFLDDAVASSGFKGRMVVTSGVLTAADIDNPGTPDPEVAYTIDRGGERVNVAPWPFPPEEADEEPEFRFDPHVWTSPKGAHVQVANLGAGLAAAVPDAASSINAATASYLEDIDALDQWTAEAIETVPAGQRVLFTSHDAFGYFSKDYGIRFIGAALSDFNEQQDATADHIAEAVAAVKESGAVALFAENSNNSKSIEAIARAAGVTPIVGEDAMYGDSLGPDGSEGATYVGSIVHNVRAVTQAWGGTVPDLPERLKDQ, encoded by the coding sequence ATGATGTTTTCTTTGACTAGGCGCGGCTTAGCAGCTGCTTCGGGGCTGACCATGGCGATCGCCTCGCTGGCCGCCTGCTCTCCCTCTTCGTCGTCACACGGCCTCGCGGTCGTCGCCACGACGACTCAGATCTGCGACTACGTCACCCAGATTGCGGCTCGGTCGACCGATATCTCCCTCGACAAGACCGATGCCTCAGGGCAGAGCACACACGTGGGCGCCGCCCCTGAGGGGGCCGCCCTGACCATGAGCCTCACGTGCCTGCTCGCCCCCAACGCCTCCGCGCACGAGCATGAGATGACCCCCGCCCAGACCAAGGCGCTCTCAGAGGCCGACGTCATGGCTGTTTCCGGCGTCGACCTCGAACACTTCCTCGACGATGCTGTCGCCTCCTCGGGTTTCAAGGGGCGCATGGTCGTCACCTCGGGCGTCCTGACCGCCGCCGACATCGACAACCCGGGCACACCCGACCCTGAGGTGGCCTACACGATCGACCGCGGCGGAGAGCGCGTGAACGTCGCCCCGTGGCCCTTCCCGCCGGAAGAAGCGGACGAAGAACCCGAGTTCCGCTTCGATCCGCACGTGTGGACCTCGCCCAAGGGTGCCCACGTCCAGGTTGCCAACCTCGGAGCAGGCCTCGCCGCCGCGGTGCCGGACGCAGCCTCGTCGATCAACGCGGCCACGGCCTCGTACCTGGAGGACATCGACGCTCTCGATCAGTGGACCGCCGAGGCCATCGAGACCGTTCCTGCGGGCCAGCGCGTGCTCTTCACCTCTCACGACGCATTCGGCTATTTCTCTAAGGACTACGGCATTCGCTTCATCGGCGCGGCCCTGTCCGACTTCAATGAGCAGCAGGACGCTACCGCCGACCACATCGCCGAGGCCGTCGCCGCCGTCAAGGAGTCCGGTGCGGTCGCGCTCTTCGCCGAAAACTCCAACAACTCTAAGTCCATCGAGGCGATCGCCCGCGCGGCCGGCGTGACCCCCATCGTGGGTGAGGACGCCATGTACGGTGACTCGCTAGGCCCCGATGGGTCTGAGGGGGCGACTTACGTCGGCTCGATCGTCCACAACGTGCGCGCCGTGACACAGGCGTGGGGCGGCACCGTCCCGGACCTGCCCGAGCGCCTGAAGGATCAGTGA